The following are encoded in a window of Streptomyces sp. 11x1 genomic DNA:
- a CDS encoding right-handed parallel beta-helix repeat-containing protein — MRQTYGRHRRTRTLSIAAAVSVAAGAGGVYLGLAHDGAQAAANTVTVSSTAALESAVANAVAGTTIQVRGGTYKPTKTLKSTANGTPSARITLTAYGGEKVKVDGSALPAGSWLAGIYGDYWTVSGLTFQNSPAQGFVATSSVGGVFQNLVTANNGDSGFTLRGDGTTDNLVRNLDSHGNYDAANHGQNADGIAVKFGSGTGNRITGARLYGNADDGLDLWQFSSPVTVDHSWAFGNGRNRWKDPAFEGNGNGFKLGGGGASVAHSVNNNAAWDNTLHGFTENSNTGAILVNRNTAYANKGNGFYFATGKARLARNLAVGNGTGEAKLGSGTVSAANNWDSGITAPAFRSEDAATAYAARRTDGSLPITTFLTTGSKSIGATMN; from the coding sequence GTGCGTCAGACCTACGGACGCCACCGTAGAACCCGGACCCTGTCGATCGCCGCCGCCGTGTCCGTCGCCGCGGGGGCGGGCGGCGTCTACCTCGGCCTCGCGCACGACGGCGCCCAGGCCGCCGCCAACACCGTCACGGTCTCCAGCACCGCCGCGCTGGAGTCGGCCGTGGCGAACGCCGTCGCCGGTACGACGATCCAGGTGCGCGGCGGCACCTACAAGCCGACGAAGACCCTGAAGTCCACGGCGAACGGCACCCCCTCGGCCCGGATCACGCTCACCGCGTACGGCGGCGAGAAGGTCAAGGTCGACGGGTCCGCACTGCCCGCCGGCTCCTGGCTCGCCGGGATCTACGGCGACTACTGGACCGTCTCGGGACTCACCTTCCAGAACTCCCCGGCCCAGGGCTTCGTGGCCACGTCCTCGGTCGGCGGTGTCTTCCAGAACCTCGTCACCGCGAACAACGGCGACTCGGGCTTCACCCTGCGCGGTGACGGCACCACGGACAACCTCGTGCGCAACCTGGACAGTCACGGCAACTACGACGCCGCGAACCACGGCCAGAACGCCGACGGCATCGCCGTGAAGTTCGGCTCGGGCACCGGCAACAGGATCACCGGGGCGCGCCTGTACGGCAACGCTGACGACGGGCTCGACCTCTGGCAGTTCTCCTCGCCCGTCACCGTCGACCACTCCTGGGCCTTCGGCAACGGCAGGAACCGCTGGAAGGACCCCGCGTTCGAGGGCAACGGCAACGGGTTCAAGCTGGGCGGCGGCGGAGCCTCGGTCGCGCACTCCGTCAACAACAACGCGGCCTGGGACAACACGCTGCACGGGTTCACCGAGAACTCCAACACCGGCGCGATCCTGGTGAACCGCAACACGGCCTACGCCAACAAGGGGAACGGGTTCTACTTCGCCACCGGCAAGGCCCGGCTGGCGCGGAACCTCGCGGTGGGCAACGGGACGGGGGAGGCGAAGCTGGGCTCGGGCACGGTCTCGGCTGCCAACAACTGGGACAGCGGCATCACCGCGCCCGCCTTCCGGTCCGAGGACGCGGCCACCGCGTACGCGGCCCGGCGGACGGACGGCTCCCTGCCGATCACGACGTTCCTCACCACGGGCTCCAAGTCCATCGGCGCGACGATGAACTGA